One genomic window of Pseudopipra pipra isolate bDixPip1 chromosome 17, bDixPip1.hap1, whole genome shotgun sequence includes the following:
- the LOC135423754 gene encoding uncharacterized protein LOC135423754 has protein sequence MMDFDLLDFPIGFRIHVKPRSKPVFSRGKLGEKLQGPCLYYSLDDPYSHHFSLEYNCLHDPHLRDYHHRKDVLKLLRRQGLVTRDNNVVCTVKEFNQYRDYLTRLKLQAEEILGRRDIFSWAEEQLTAAEAQKLQCLVNMVAHKVFGNLMVPRDQHVTFLRRAARGIRGQSSHICRKPGPFEKPLRRQQKIEVVAQELVAMVLEDLGDHLESRIAKPGAAARPVDRGTTRADKSKEASDRARFHTWLDKLTQEAVNSARYFLKSYLALWLEQRPVSEYTEILGLHSKKVSKKKLQSGVPRASEQQRLEATTGAKLPALEPQQRAEGTGYDKTLEADILATVEENLEREINPTALANTLDIKTMANRIVQSLLERLGQLGTAPNPKGNFQGPAANPPTPQGGNERDAAEDTLPSGDPECPLQPVPPAGPKPPAQAEARHRAVHPQPV, from the exons ATGATGGATTTTGACCTGCTGGACTTCCCAATCGGGTTCAGGATCCATGTGAAACCCAGATCCAAGCCTGTCTTCTCCAGGGGAAAGCTGGGGGAAAAG CTTCAAGGTCCATGTCTTTATTACTCCCTGGATGATCCCTACAGCCACCACTTCAGCTTAGAGTACAACTGCCTGCATGACCCCCACCTGCGGGACTACCACCATCGCAAGGATGTCCTGAAGTTGCTGAGGAGACAGGGCTTGGTCACCCGTGACAATAAT GTGGTTTGCACTGTGAAGGAGTTCAATCAGTACAGGGACTACCTGACCAGGCTCAAGCTACAGGCAGAGGAGATATTGGGACGGCGAGATATATTTTCATGGGCAGAGGAACAActaactgcagcagaagcccAGAAGCTCCAATGTCTGGTCAATATGGTTGCGCACAAAGTGTTTGGGAATCTGATGGTTCCTCGGGATCAGCATGTCACCTTTTTAAGGAGGGCTGCCCGAGGGATCAGAGGGCAGTCTTCTCACATCTGCAGGAAACCAGGGCCTTTTGAGAAACCTCTAAGACGCCAGCAGAAAATAGAAGTGGTGGCCCAAGAGCTTGTAGCGATGGTGTTGGAAGACTTGGGGGACCATCTGGAATCCAGAATTGCTAAGCCAGGGGCAGCAGCCAGACCTGTTGATAGAGGAACCACCCGAGCAGACAAATCCAAGGAAGCTTCAGACAGAGCACGTTTTCACACTTGGCTTGACAAACTCACCCAAGAAGCTGTTAATAGTGCTCGCTACTTCTTGAAATCCTACCTAGCTCTTTGGTTAGAACAACGCCCTGTCTCTGAGTACACTGAAATCCTGGGGCTTCACAGCAAAAAGGTGTCCAAGAAAAAGCTGCAGTCAGGAGTCCCCAGAGCATCTGAACAGCAGAGGCTGGAAGCAACCACAGGAGCAAAGTTGCCTGCCTTAGAACCACAGCAGCGTGCAGAAGGAACTGGCTATGACAAAACCTTGGAGGCTGACATTCTTGCAACAGTGGAGGAGAACTTGGAGAGAGAAATTAATCCAACAGCCTTAGCCAACACTTTGGATATAAAGACCATGGCAAATCGGATTGTTCAGTCTTTATTGGAGCGACTTGGTCAACTTGGGACTGCACCAAACCCCAAAGGGAATTTCCAAGGGCCTGCTGCAAACCCACCCACACCCCAAGGTGGAAATGAGAGAGATGCTGCTGAGGACACCCTCCCCTCTGGGGACCCAGAGTGTCCCCTCCAGCCCGTCCCTCCGGCAGGGCCGAAGCCCCCTGCCCAGGCTGAAGCACGGCACAGAGCTGTGCACCCACAGCCCGTCTGA